From the Actinomycetes bacterium genome, the window GACGACGGCCAGATCCGGACGGATGTGGGGCTCGGGCAGCCGCCCGCGCTGGACTGACTCTCGCAGCCACTCGCCGTACAGGAAGTCGACTCGCGGCGGGTATCGCCACGGCCGCAGGTCAGGCTGGCTGACCACGGTCACCTCGACAGGCCGCGGCTTCCCGTCCCGCCGGGGGTGACGTCCCGACTTCCGCAGCAGCAGGGCAACCAGCTCGGCCCGTTCCCTGGCATCGAGGCTCCTGCTCGCGACGACCAACACGTCCACGTCGCTTCTGGAGCGCGTCTGCCCGCGCGCAGCCGAGCCGTGCAGGTACACCCCGATGAGGACGCCCCCCAGGGTCGATCGCAGACTGCGGACGAGGTCGTCCACGTGCGCCGAGTCTCCGTGAGCGGGCGTGGCCACCCTGACACGCTAGATCGATTCGGCGGTCACTCCGAGCGGGAGACCAGGCGAACGCGACCTCCACAGAACGGACCCGCCCGGGCAGGCCAGGCGGCGCCAGGCGCCGGAGGCGGCGGCGCGTACCTCACCCTGCTCACCGAGCAGCCCCAGCGAGACCGCCGCGTGCGCCATCCGCAGCGGCAGGTCGAGGACGAGGGTCTGGCCCCAGACGTCCTCGGCGAGCCGCTCGAGCGCTTCGGGCGTGCGAGCGGGCTCCGCGAGGGCGTCGGCGCGGCGCTGGAAGGCTTCGACCGCCACCGCCACCTGGGCCGCCACCGTGGCCACCGGCACGACCGCCCGGGTCAGCCACCCGCCCCGGGGCGGCAGCTGGGCGGCCCAGACCGGGCCCACCACCCCCGGTGGGAGCCGCAGGCGCGCAGCGTCATCGAGGGCCTCCAGCAGCCGCCGGGCGCTGACCGTGGCATCGACCTCCGCCTCCCCCAGGAGGGCGAGCGGGCGCAGTGCCAGCACCCCGAACGGCGGGCCGGACCACACCCCCGCGACCAGACCGCGCGCCTGGACCCGTACGGCCGCCCGGTCGTCGAGGGCGAGGACGCGCCGTAGGTAGCTGTGCAGGCCGGCCCGCTCGGCCGCGGAGAGGGCAAGGGTCACGAGGGCGTCGGCTCGTCCTCGAGGGAGAGCAGGTGCATCCGCTCCTCGTCGGTCAGCGACCGGGACACACCCTCGCCCCGTTCCCACGCGGCCATCAAGGTGGACGCGCGCGCATAGACGGTGCCGTCGTCCTCGCGGACGACGTAGCGGAAGGTCCACGTCCGCCGGCTGACCCCGTCGACCCAGATGTCGATCGGCACTGGGCGCGACCGGTAGACCAGCGGCCGTCTGTAGTGGATCTCATGCTTCACGACCACGACGCCGGACTCCAGCAGCCCACCCAGCGGCACGGCGTCGAACAGCGAGATGCGCGCCTGCTCGAGGTAGACGAGGTAGGCCACGTTGTTGACGTGGCCATAGGCGTCCATGTCCGACCACCGCAGCGGGCAGCGGCAGGTGTGGCGGGCCATGCGTCAGCCGCGGGTGAGACGGCGGTACGTCGCCCGGTGCGGGCGTACCGCGTCGGGCCCGAGCCGCTCGACCTTGTTGGCCTCGTATGCCTCGAAGTTGCCCTCGAACCAGAACCACGTCGACTCGCCCTCCGAGGCGAGGATGTGCGTGGCGACGCGGTCGAGGAACCACCGGTCGTGAGAGATGACCACGGCGC encodes:
- a CDS encoding aminoglycoside adenylyltransferase domain-containing protein encodes the protein MATPAHGDSAHVDDLVRSLRSTLGGVLIGVYLHGSAARGQTRSRSDVDVLVVASRSLDARERAELVALLLRKSGRHPRRDGKPRPVEVTVVSQPDLRPWRYPPRVDFLYGEWLRESVQRGRLPEPHIRPDLAVVLADVLTHGQVIFGPPTSRVLEPVPASDVAAASQAGVPQLLADLDSDTTNVLLTLARAWESVDTGQLESKDAAAAWALPRLSPGERAVLAHARSVYLDEVEEDWQPLRTRVRPTAERMAEEIV
- a CDS encoding acyl-CoA thioesterase codes for the protein MARHTCRCPLRWSDMDAYGHVNNVAYLVYLEQARISLFDAVPLGGLLESGVVVVKHEIHYRRPLVYRSRPVPIDIWVDGVSRRTWTFRYVVREDDGTVYARASTLMAAWERGEGVSRSLTDEERMHLLSLEDEPTPS